In Dermatophagoides farinae isolate YC_2012a chromosome 9, ASM2471394v1, whole genome shotgun sequence, a genomic segment contains:
- the LOC124497939 gene encoding very long chain fatty acid elongase AAEL008004 gives MLESLIWPYEWLMSKSDPRTSDWPLIGSPFPIWSIILCYIYVVKSLGPRLMKNRPPMRIESIIIVYNILMVIASAGFFHYGGQLTYIPPGGNFSIICERVDYTVTDKNMRLLHLSWWLMILKMIEFLDTIFFVLRKKSQQISALHVTHHSLVPWGIWIGLKFGAGGHNAFVPLINLFVHMIMYSYYCLAAFGPRLRRYLWWKRYLTQLQMIQFAIAIIHSCIPLIMDCGFQPFFAYAMIAHAILFWIMFYNFYCKSYYSTAISINNNNNNNNNNQSENIIQQHQKPE, from the exons ATGTTGGAATCATTAATATGGCCATATGAATGGCTAATGTCCAAAAGTG ATCCTCGAACATCAGATTGGCCATTGATTGGATCACCATTTCCAATATGGTCGATAATATTATGTTATATTTATGTGGTGAAAAGTTTAGGACCacgattgatgaaaaatcgaCCACCAATGCGTATCGAatcgatcattattgtcTATAATATACTTATGGTCATAGCATCTGctggattttttcattatggtGGCCAACTGACTTATATACCACCGGGCGGTAATTTCAGTATCATATGCGAACGTGTTGATTATACGGTTACCGATAAAAATATGCGTCTATTACATCTTTCATGGTGGctaatgatattgaaaatgattgaatttcttgatacaatattttttgttttacgtAAAAAAAGTCAACAAATATCAGCATTACATGTTACACATCATTCATTAGTACCATGGGGCATTTGGATTGGATTGAAATTTGGTGCCGGTGGCCATAATGCTTTTGTACCGTTGATCAATCTATTTGTACATATGATTATGTAtagttattattgtttggcTGCTTTTGGTCCCCGTTTACGACGATATCTTTGGTGGAAACGATATCTAACACAATTACAGATGATACAATTTGCCATTGCCATTATACATTCATGTATACCATTAATTATGGATTGTGGTTTTCAACCATTTTTTGCTTATGCAATGATTGCACATGCCATATTATTTTGGATCATGTTTTATAATTTCTATTGTAAAAGCTATTATTCAACGGCAATCAgtatcaacaataacaacaacaacaacaacaataatcaatctgaaaatatcattcaacaacatcagaAACCAGAATAA
- the Txl gene encoding thioredoxin-like: protein MPVIHVENDEAFLNHLGHNGIVVVDFTASWCGPCQRIAPVFERLSHEYSARGVKFLKVDVDECQDTARNNNVTAMPTFIFFKNRVAINRMQGADPTSLETKLREIVNSQENLATAAAESGVAGFMDLSSFINKTQSECLNECDNNNLGHALLPGSGFYLQSDCDEQLIINLAFNQPVKIHSLKLTAPASNGPKRIKLFINQPRTLDFDQASSMEPIQTIDVAIDDLVKANPIPLRFVKFQNVQNLIMFVENNQSGTDCTRIDNITLIGQTVSSTNMSEFKRIAGKKGESH, encoded by the exons atgCCTGTCATTcatgttgaaaatgatgaagcGTTTCTCAATCATTTGGGCCATAATGGaatagttgttgttgattttaccGCCAGTTG gtGTGGACCATGTCAACGTATTGCACCGGTATTCGAACGTCTATCACATGAATATTCGGCTCGTGGTGTAAAATTTCTAAAAGTTGATGTCGATGAATGTCAGGATACAGcacgtaataataatgtaacaGCAATGCCAAcgttcatatttttcaagAATCGTGTGGCCATCAATCGAATGCAAGGTGCCGATCCAACAAGtttggaaacaaaattacGTGAAATTGTCAATTCACAAGAAAATTTGGCCACCGCAGCGGCTGAATCTGGTGTGGCCGGTTTTATGGATCTATCATCGTTCATTAATAAAACACAATCAGAATGCTTAAATgaatgtgataataataatcttggCCATGCATTATTACCTGGATCAGGATTTTATCTACAATCCGATTGTGATGAACAGCTCATCATTAATTTGGCTTTTAATCAACCGGTcaagattcattcattgaaattaacGGCACCAGCTTCAAATGGTCCTAAACGAATTAAATTGTTTATCAATCAACCACGAACATTGGATTTTGATCAAGCTAGTTCTATGGAACCAATTCAAACGATTGATGTGGCCATCGATGATCTAGTTAAAGCTAATCCGATACCATTACGTTTtgttaaatttcaaaatgttcaaaatttaatt atgtttgttgaaaacaatcaatccGGTACCGATTGTACACGTATTGATAATATAACATTAATTGGTCAAACAGTGAGCAGTACGAATATGTCGGAATTTAAACGAATTGCCGGTAAAAAAGGTGAAAGCCATTAG
- the LOC124497936 gene encoding uncharacterized protein LOC124497936: MTEIKTNVNHLTIVSPSTTVSTAVADMVGAVINNVAESSMNDINNDDDDGDGVIGQLELDHQSQLLQNYSFNSKKQTNEMESDDDDDDEMMVDDFEYPSDFDPNDYEPVEFSKEHKRKLLSLLNMIIPDLNPLNSFNLSTNHHKKSSKSKLSSSSSSSLLNDSAQNVLARLTCLIQLFNDYFRPQEIWPLLGRLPLSLRMDKSSKRLKFIEELDSKKIRQLNNYFRCWLYLFYTCDEIIESIDIMEQSSSTPLEMFTMMILNVFNHLRDSLPQIRQIFIDHWFPLESFEKRLECFFRYDKIHQIIIHRLAHERLIHTLMNEKYLLVKKQLELKTKENDQLQLQLSRLQSTNSKNTLIQNNKTQINEMQTAIQPTTAPQTKIKPLSFSFSSMYNNNNNNQSGKSLLPQQQSSSLQPKSQLKSILLAQPRSPVPSIITSDSCSNSAYSSSGSTSPTQSILNSTNSDISNRIKDSKPTSLDLAKAVANKIHQTRCTTKAKAESASAAAAVAALSNNNNKTNAPDPEYSIFGRRGRPRKFSSLNDSTDECKNQNKKARISAQTKVDHQQPNDQLMQSIRSRSRFKMKNSLLKIDSAETVNNKNSPKLPLSLNAISQQQTGPLKPIVKMNSTIGSKSLLDTTSSNNNSKNNNNDNSIKLYEKSSKSLIIKPLQVKTESPTMSSLTTFEEKFNIKIHGSNQPSSSSSSSSLPEINLALFYFVDSSTNRLICRICSENLNDMDKFLKHLDEHVTNNDVFQCEICAKIFTTKYKLTRHLPIHSGEKPFICQKCNRCYSRRDKLSEHIKAVHSEKPFVKNRIIPTVSSNEQDTKPQSLKTYGTTTNGTTTTTTTNHIDDDDKSSNNGNDVLSSNCTTTLSNGNGNGNTTCNLNNSSNDKCMATNNDSSKQSSSALKIEEILINDDSSNLDNSEFEPIGDNCNNANDYGDVDDDADDDDDDQKQDQDLDIKSKIEIAELD; encoded by the exons ATGAccgaaataaaaacaaatgtcaATCATTTAACGATTGTATCGCCATCAACTACAGTATCAACGGCAGTTGCCGATATGGTTGGTGCCGTTATCAATAATGTTGCCGAATCATCCATGAAcgatattaataatgatgatgatgatggtgatggtgttaTTGGCCAATTGGAACTGGATCATCAATCACAATTATtacaaaattattcattcaattctaagaaacaaacgaatgaaatggaatcggatgatgatgatgatgatgaaatgatggtGGATGATTTCGAATATCCATCCGattttgatccaaatgaCTATGAACCGGTTGAATTTAGTAAAGAACATAAAcgtaaattattatcattattaaacaTGATTATACCGGATTTGAatccattgaattcatttaacTTATCCACGAACcatcataaaaaatcatcaaaatcaaaattatcatcatcatcatcatcatcattgttgaatgattcaGCTCAAAATGTTCTAGCACGTCTTACATGTTTGAtacaattattcaatgattattttcgTCCACAAGAAATATGGCCATTGTTAGGACGATTACCACTCAGTTTACGTATGGATAAATCATCTAAAAGATTAAAATTTATCGAAGAATTGGATTCAAAGAAAATTCgtcaattgaataattattttcgttgttgGCTTTATCTATTCTACACTTGTGATGAAATCATtg aatcaatcgatataatggaacaatcatcatcaacgccATTGGAAATgtttacaatgatgatattgaatgtATTCAATCATTTACGTGATTCATTACCACAAATTAGACAAATATTCATCGATCATTGGTTTCCATtagaatcatttgaaaaacgtttagaatgtttttttcgttatgaTAAAATCCATCAGATAATCATACATCGATTAGCACATGAACGTTTAATACAtacattgatgaatgaaaaatatttattggtAAAAAAACAGCTTGAATTGaagacaaaagaaaatgatcaattacAATTGCAATTATCTCGTTTACAATCGACCAATAGTAAAAATACATTgatacaaaataataaaacacaaataaatgaaatgcaaACTGCAATTCAACCAACAACAGCGcctcaaacaaaaatcaaacctctgtcgttttctttttcatcgatgtataataataataataataatcaatcggGTAAATCATTACTgcctcaacaacaatcatcatcattgcagcCGAAAAgtcaattaaaatcaattttattggcACAGCCTAGATCACCTGTTCCATCTATAATAACATCGGATAGTTGTTCCAATAGTGCATACAGTAGTAGTGGTTCCACATCACCaacacaatcaattttgaattctacAAATTCCGATatatcgaatcgaatcaaggATTCAAAACCGACATCATTGGATTTGGCTAAAGCGGTTGccaataaaattcatcaaacaagATGTACTACTAAAGCAAAAGCTGAATCTGCTTCTgccgctgctgctgttgctgcattatctaataataataataaaacaaatgcTCCAGATCCAGAATACTCG ATTTTTGGACGACGAGGAAGACCACGTAAATTTTCTTCACTTAACGATTCGACtgatgaatgtaaaaatcaaaataaaaaagctCGAATATCTGCACAGACAAAAGTTGACCATCAACAGCcaaatgatcaattaatGCAATCGATACGATCTAGATCaagatttaaaatgaaaaattcattactCAAAATAGATTCTGCAGAAAcggttaataataaaaattcaccAAAATTGCCTCTATCGTTGAATGCCATATCACAGCAACAAACCGGACCATTGAAACCGATtgtcaaaatgaattcaacaattggatcaaaatcattacTCGATACTActagtagtaataataatagtaaaaataacaacaatgataatagtatcaaattatatgaaaaatcatcaaaaagttTAATCATCAAACCATTGCAGGTAAAAACCGAATCACCTACAATGTCATCATTGACAACATTTgaggaaaaatttaatatcaAAATACACGGGTCtaatcaaccatcatcatcatcatcatcatcatcattgccagaAATTAATCTtgctttattttattttgttgattcatcCACAAATCGTTTGATATGTCGAATATGTAGTGAAAATCTTAATGATATGGATAAATTCTTAAAACATCTTGATGAACATGttacaaataatgatgtttttcaATGTGAAATATGTGCGAAAATATTTACAACCAAATATAAATTAACACGTCATTTACCTATCCATTCTGGTGAGAAACCATTTATATGTCAAAAATGTAATCGTTGTTATTCACGTCGTGATAAATTAAGTGAACATATCAAAGCAGTACATTCGGAGAAACCATTTGTGAAGAATCGAATTATTCCTACTGTTTCATCTAATGAACAAGATACAAAACcacaatcattgaaaacatatggaacaacaacaaatggtacaacaacaacaacaacaacaaatcatattgatgatgatgataaatcatcTAACAATGGAAATGATGTTTTATCATCTAACTGTACAACGACACTAAGTAATGGTAATGGCAATGGCAATACTACttgtaatttgaataattcatCTAATGATAAATGTATGGCCACAAATAATGATAGTAgtaaacaatcatcatcagcattaaaaattgaagaaattttaatcaacGATGATAGTAGTAATTTGGATAATTCTGAATTTGAACCAATTGGTGATAATTGTAATAATGCtaatgattatggtgatgttgatgacgatgctgatgatgatgatgatgaccagaaACAAGATCAAGATTTAGATATAAAatctaaaattgaaattgcaGAActagattga
- the LOC124497938 gene encoding uncharacterized protein LOC124497938 has product MMMATNGTTQQNIQMQQKSSSPSSSSKLSTNGGSPSKKTNGVNGHNNHHHNGNDDVVVVQQPDLIMMTPLKKELDHTILRVERIVDGKQLDQQQQNIRHVAGGQHQGIIINKQIAQQQDHQHHNRTKFDLRLAFKVFLVNAITNVHQQESRELRFWFHHHDDDDDHHHHHNSSSLNGGGNNDQNLLQCAQSFFRALVNPQDFPKNYVGFIMKLMKTMQQPLYRPLLQIELEVKQIDEPFVRPSSSSTSSSQRSSMDLSLNSNNNHHHHHYQLLTEEKVREMIESAYPNPLSLPDIAATTCSNQEDVERLVNELCTKGVARLTDLGQIIRVTSDEQQVKRVSQMPKVIRSQQPTVAIITAQFCEKLAVDSMIDNKDTYVRYKGEGESNVYTLGNIGQHRVVATKLPAVGNSRSAMIAAGNTTTRLLGTFQHVEYVFLVGIGGGVPHYTDYHQHVRLGDIVVSASPRKNSSYSPINQKTSNSDIGGDDDGHNGHGNNRPQQLPTRSDFIYVHCEKLRSSPDEPMNASNSTWKELQTVDSFNYRFWCPLSLELQDIARHIYLEAQNDIVGGGQPSWERYIEEARHRLQESDDLEFVRPAENTDKLYMSIGTNDVIEMAHPEPDHRYEDTGEDDPRKRGMPKIHFGAVGSGRLAVGNEQLRQDIALKFGIKAFDIEFDTVIESIFGNRKDRYIIIRGIADYKDGSRKKEWQPYAALSAAAYMKAILCRLEPMN; this is encoded by the exons atgatgatggctacaAACGGTACAACACagcaaaatattcaaatgcaacaaaaatcatcatcaccatcatcatcatcgaaattatCGACAAATGGTGGATCACcatcgaaaaaaaccaatggtGTTAAtggtcataataatcatcatcataatggtaatgatgatgttgttgttgttcaacaacCAG ATTTAATCATGATGACACcgttgaaaaaagaattggatCATACAATACTACGTGTAGAACGTATTGTTGATGGTAAACAAttggatcaacaacaacagaatattcGTCATGTTGCTGGTGGCCAACATCaaggaattattattaataaacaaattgctcaacaacaagaccatcaacatcataatcGAACGAAATTTGATTTACGTCTTGCATTCAAAGTATTTCTTGTCAATGCCATTACAAATGTTCATCAACAAGAATCACGTGAACTTCGATTCTGGTTtcaccatcatgatgatgatgatgatcatcatcatcatcataattcatcatcattaaatggtggtggtaataatgatcaaaatcttCTTCAATGTgcacaatcattttttcgtgCACTTGTTAATCCACAAGATTTTCCAAAAAATTATGTCGGTttcataatgaaattgatgaaaacaatgcAACAACCATTGTATAGGCCATTATTACAAATAGAATTGGAAGTAAAACAGATTGATGAACCATTCGTaagaccatcatcatcatcaacgtcatcatcacaacGTTCAT CAATGGATCTTAGtttgaattcaaacaataatcaccatcatcatcattatcaattgttgACTGAAGAAAAAGTTcgtgaaatgattgaatcggCATATCCGAATCCGCTTTCATTACCCGATATTGCTgc TACAACCTGTTCGAATCAAGAAGATGTTGAACGTTTAGTTAATGAATTATGTACAAAAGGTGTTGCACGTTTAACCGATCTTGGTCAAATTATTCGTGTTACAAGCGATGAACAACAGGTGAAACGTGTTAGTCAGATGCCTAAAGTGATTCGATCACAGCAACCAACTGTAGCTATAATAACGGCACaattttgtgaaaaattaGCCGTTGATTCAATGATCGATAATAAAGATACATATGTCCGTTATAAAGGTGAAGGTGAATCAAATGTTTATACATTGGGCAATATTGGACAACATCGTGTTGTTGCCACAAAATTACCGGCTGTTGGTAATAGCCGTTCGGCTATGATTGCCGCTGGTAATACAACTACAAGGCTTTTAg GTACATTTCAACATGTTGAATATGTATTTCTTGTTGGTATTGGTGGCGGTGTACCACATTATactgattatcatcaacatgtaCGACTTGGTGATATAGTTGTGTCGGCATctccaagaaaaaattcctcATATTCACCAATCAACCAGAAAACTAGTAATTCGGATAtcggtggtgatgatgatggtcataaTGGTCATGGAAATAATCGTCCACAACAATTGCCAACACGTTCAGATTTTATTTATGTACATTGTGAAAAACTTCGTTCATCACCGGATGAACCGATGAATGCATCGAATTCAACATGGAAAGAATTACAGACAgttgattcatttaattaTCGTTTTTGGtgtccattatcattagaaTTACAGGATATAGCTCGTCATATCTATTTGGAAGCACAGAATGATATTGTTGGCGGTGGTCAACCATCATGGGAACGTTATATTGAAGAGGCACGACATCGATTACAAGAAAGCGATGATCTTGAATTTGTACGGCCAGCAGAAAACACTGATAAATTATACATGTCGATCGGTACTAATGATGTAATTGAAATGGCACATCCTGAACCGGATCATCGTTATGAAGATACCGGTGAAGATGATCCACGAAAACGTGGAATgccaaaaattcattttggtgCTGTCGGTTCTGGCCGATTGGCTGTTGGTAATGAACAATTACGACAGGATATTGCATTGAAATTCGGTATAAAAGCATTCGATATTGAATTCGATACGgttattgaatcaatatttgGTAATCGTAAAGATCGTTATATAATCATTCGTGGTATTGCCGATTATAAGGATggttcaagaaaaaaagaatggcaACCATATGCAGCATTATCGGCGGCTGCCTATATGAAAGCAATTCTTTGCCGTCTTGAACCAATGAATTAA